In Selenomonadales bacterium, the sequence AGAAAGTATCCGATTATCGTCAAATGTTCAAAAACTAAAAGGCATTGGCCCTGCGAAAGCCAAAGGCTTGGCAAATCTTGGTCTTTATACCTTGCAAGATGTAATTCAATATTATCCGAAGCGATACGAAGATCGCAGTTCGTATCAAACGATCAGAGAGCTTGTGAGTGATGAGATCGCGCTGGTGTGTGGGCGTATCCTGCGCGTTGATGAAATTAGACCTCGCGGACGTATGTGCATTACGAAGGCCTATGTAACTGACGGAACAGGAGAAGTCGCATTGACGTGGTTTAATCAACGATATCTTAAAGGGAAATTACCGATCGGACAGCTTATCATTGCCAGCGGTAAAGTCAAACGAATAGGAAGACGTGTCGAACTTCATAGAGTATCGTTTGAGGCGATAGAGGAGGGCTCGCCTGTTAAGGGCGAGATCCTGCCGATCTATGGCGGTTGTGAATCGATCACGCAAAAAGTCCTGCGAGATATCGTGCGTCAAGCACTTGAGTATATAGACGATAATGATGTTATTCCGCCCGCAATCCGCACAGCAGAAGGCTTTATTCCACAAAGAGAAGCGATCAGACAGATTCACTTTCCGAGCAATATAGAGTTGCTTCAAAAAGCACGCAGCAGACTGGCATTCGAAGAGTTGTATCTGATCCAATGCGGATTGCTTCTTTTGAAGCAACAAACGAAAAATCAAAAACACGGCGTAAAACATGGACCGAACGGCAAACTGATAAAAGCTCTACTGGATAATCTTCCGTTTACATTGACTGATGATCAGATATCTTCTTTTAGGGATATTCAATATGATATGGAAGATCGCATACCGATGCAGAGATTGTTGCAAGGTGATGTTGGTTCAGGTAAAACGATCATAGCTGCACTAGCACTTGCCAAAACGATAGAAAACGGCTATCAGGGTGTTATGATGGCACCGACGGAGATCCTTGCTCAGCAACATTATCAGACGTTGACAGAATTGTTTGCTCTGCACGGTATCACTGTTGCTATGTTGAGCGGTAAAATACCTGCTAAAAAACGACGCGAGATATTAGAAGGGCTTGCCAGTGGTGAGATTGACTTACTTGTCGGAACACATGCACTCATTCAACCAACGGTAGAGTTCGCCGCTCTTGGGCTTGTAATCACCGACGAACAACACCGATTCGGCGTACACCAACGCGCTCTTTTACAAGAAAAAAGCGATTGGATGCCTGATGTTCTTGTCATGACAGCAACACCGATTCCGCGTACCATGGCGCTTACAATATATGGCGACCTTGATGTTTCCCAGATCAAACAACTCCCGCCGGGACGCAAGCCGATTCGAACATTCGTGCGCGGCGAAGAAAGCCGTACTAAAATATATGATTTTATCATCAAACAGATACAAGAAGGTAGACAGGCTTATATCGTCTGTCCTTTAATCGAAGAGTCCGAAAAAATAGATGTACAATCCGCAACCACCTTATACGAAGAATTAGTGAGTGGTATTTTCTCTGATATTCCTTGCGGACTTCTTCACGGAAGAATGAAAAGCGATGAAAAAGATGCTGTTATGCAAGAGTTTGTAAGCGGTAAATTATCGGTCTTGATCGCAACGACAGTCATTGAAGTAGGAATCAATGTACCGAATGCAACCATTATGGTCGTAGAAGGTGCAGAACGATTCGGCCTGTCACAGCTTCATCAGCTCCGCGGGCGTATCGGAAGGGGTAGTCATCAATCATATTGCGTCCTCATCAGTAAAAGCAGATCGGACGATGCCTTAGAACGTCTGAGAGCTATGGAGAGAACGAATGACGGATTCGAATTGGCGGAGATAGACCTCGAATTACGCGGCTCGGGACAACTCTTTGGAACACGTCAACATGGACTTCCCGACCTTAAGATCGCAAATATATTCCGCGACATTGCCCTTCTTATCAAAGCACGTGAATACGCACAGATAGCTGTTCGAGAACCGCAAAATCATCAGCCTGTCTATCATGCTTTGCAAGAACGCTATGGTTCTGCATTCGAACGTATCACCAACAACTAGTCTTAAACGATTGGAGAACGATATCCGCCATGTGCTATCGGGATATGCTCGCATATTTTACGATAGATATCACTGACCAGCTCAAAACGTGTTTTGATAAAATGAAAAAGTGCCTTTCTCTCTTCGCTATCAGGAAGCCATTCACGCGGGATCGATCGTAAGATATCTTTGATAACATCAATATCGAGCTCTCTGACTGTATACACATATGGCAAAAAATCATTTGCGTATATCCAATTTGAGAGAAATGATCCATACAAATTTTGATCGTATATACGGATACGATATTCCCAATCACGTAGAGAATATGCTGTCCATCGACCACTTCTGAATAAATGTGAATGGTCAATGCCATAAAGCGTATACATACTGTCTTCATTCGGGGATAAGAGCATATTTTTCCTGTTATGGGTGCGATCGGCATTATGAAATAAATGGTCAAACAATACCATGCCTGCAACCTCATTACGATTGACAATGGCAGTTAACGATTCGCTTGTGACGTATCGTACATCTTCCAGATATCGTGATGCAAAATGGATGCCGACACTGATTCCTCCTTCAGTAAGATAGGGATATTGTTCAA encodes:
- the recG gene encoding ATP-dependent DNA helicase RecG → MNNKESIRLSSNVQKLKGIGPAKAKGLANLGLYTLQDVIQYYPKRYEDRSSYQTIRELVSDEIALVCGRILRVDEIRPRGRMCITKAYVTDGTGEVALTWFNQRYLKGKLPIGQLIIASGKVKRIGRRVELHRVSFEAIEEGSPVKGEILPIYGGCESITQKVLRDIVRQALEYIDDNDVIPPAIRTAEGFIPQREAIRQIHFPSNIELLQKARSRLAFEELYLIQCGLLLLKQQTKNQKHGVKHGPNGKLIKALLDNLPFTLTDDQISSFRDIQYDMEDRIPMQRLLQGDVGSGKTIIAALALAKTIENGYQGVMMAPTEILAQQHYQTLTELFALHGITVAMLSGKIPAKKRREILEGLASGEIDLLVGTHALIQPTVEFAALGLVITDEQHRFGVHQRALLQEKSDWMPDVLVMTATPIPRTMALTIYGDLDVSQIKQLPPGRKPIRTFVRGEESRTKIYDFIIKQIQEGRQAYIVCPLIEESEKIDVQSATTLYEELVSGIFSDIPCGLLHGRMKSDEKDAVMQEFVSGKLSVLIATTVIEVGINVPNATIMVVEGAERFGLSQLHQLRGRIGRGSHQSYCVLISKSRSDDALERLRAMERTNDGFELAEIDLELRGSGQLFGTRQHGLPDLKIANIFRDIALLIKAREYAQIAVREPQNHQPVYHALQERYGSAFERITNN